In one Alphaproteobacteria bacterium RIFCSPHIGHO2_01_FULL_41_14 genomic region, the following are encoded:
- a CDS encoding replicative DNA helicase → MLNTLSKQTDTLFRKTSPVNTEAEQALLGCILHNNHALEKVSDFLRAEHFADKNNGKVFRAICRLIDQGKVADPITLKDFFEKEQDLSEIGGVHYLLQLADSVVSIGNAAHYGQLIYDLFLRRELIDIGEEMVVTAHGHDLEKGAVNQIEEAEQKLFNLVLTGAGTESKAQSLHDSLVTALKIAEVAYKRDSKVVGITTGLRDIDKWLGGLHPSDLVIVAGRPSMGKTGFGATIAFNAALARHQKKNEGGVVAFFSLEMSSDQIATRLLSQEAKITSDKIRRGELSSSDFPKLIEANRRISELPLYIDDTPALTVSSLRTKARRLKRQQGLDMIVVDYLQLMRGGVNSLENRVQEISEITRGLKALAKELHVPVMALSQLSRAVEQRDDKRPHLSDLRESGSIEQDADVVIFIYREEYYESRKEPEAGTEKYAVWQERMETIQNQADIIIAKQRHGPVGTVKLFFDARFTHFADLAKTQQN, encoded by the coding sequence ATGTTGAATACGCTATCAAAGCAAACGGATACGCTTTTTAGAAAAACATCCCCCGTGAATACGGAGGCTGAGCAAGCTTTGTTGGGATGCATCCTTCACAATAATCATGCGTTGGAAAAAGTTTCTGACTTCTTAAGGGCAGAGCACTTTGCTGACAAAAACAATGGGAAAGTGTTTCGAGCCATTTGCCGTCTGATCGACCAAGGCAAAGTGGCAGATCCCATCACCTTAAAAGACTTTTTTGAAAAGGAACAAGACCTGAGCGAAATTGGGGGGGTCCACTATCTTCTTCAATTAGCAGATTCGGTTGTGTCTATCGGAAATGCGGCTCACTATGGTCAGCTTATTTATGACCTCTTCTTGAGACGTGAACTGATTGATATCGGGGAAGAGATGGTGGTGACAGCCCATGGCCATGACCTGGAAAAAGGGGCAGTGAACCAAATCGAAGAGGCTGAACAGAAATTATTTAATTTGGTATTAACGGGGGCTGGAACCGAATCCAAAGCACAATCTCTGCATGATTCTTTGGTGACTGCTTTAAAGATCGCAGAGGTTGCATATAAACGAGACAGCAAAGTGGTGGGAATCACCACCGGCCTTCGAGATATTGATAAGTGGTTGGGGGGATTACATCCTTCTGATTTGGTCATTGTGGCAGGTCGTCCTTCCATGGGAAAAACAGGTTTTGGGGCCACCATCGCCTTTAATGCGGCTTTGGCACGTCACCAAAAAAAGAATGAAGGCGGCGTTGTTGCCTTTTTCTCGTTAGAAATGTCATCAGACCAGATTGCTACTCGTTTATTGTCCCAAGAGGCTAAAATTACCTCTGATAAGATCAGGCGAGGGGAGCTTAGTTCCTCGGATTTTCCCAAACTGATTGAGGCCAACCGACGCATTAGTGAGCTGCCTCTATATATCGATGATACGCCGGCACTCACAGTATCTTCTCTTCGCACAAAAGCTAGAAGATTAAAGCGTCAACAGGGATTAGACATGATCGTAGTTGATTACCTTCAATTGATGCGGGGTGGGGTGAACAGTCTTGAAAACCGTGTCCAAGAAATTTCGGAAATCACGCGGGGACTCAAAGCGTTGGCAAAAGAATTACACGTACCCGTTATGGCCCTTTCACAATTGTCTCGTGCCGTTGAACAGCGGGATGACAAGCGGCCACATCTCTCTGACCTCCGAGAGTCTGGGTCCATTGAGCAAGATGCCGATGTGGTGATCTTTATTTATCGGGAAGAATATTATGAATCCCGTAAGGAACCTGAAGCAGGTACAGAAAAATATGCTGTTTGGCAAGAGAGGATGGAGACAATTCAGAATCAAGCTGATATTATTATAGCGAAGCAACGTCATGGTCCTGTTGGAACGGTAAAGCTCTTCTTTGATGCGAGATTCACGCATTTTGCTGACCTTGCAAAAACCCAGCAGAATTAA